The proteins below are encoded in one region of Scophthalmus maximus strain ysfricsl-2021 chromosome 4, ASM2237912v1, whole genome shotgun sequence:
- the fibinb gene encoding fin bud initiation factor yields MALLHWLLCAGALWLRPRPCGAAYRGPLQPEMSNGTFHHYFVPDGDYEDNDDPEHCQVLFKMTDERKCALAEDQSAVVRDDFTLVRRQIEDSARVLEGIGRSVSYDLDGEDSYGRYLRRETAQIAEAFASSERALLELEVKFRQSQEGELREEHRLGDDFLRMAVHARDALRETADVSAGLRDKHELLSLIVRSHGTRLSRLKNEYMKS; encoded by the coding sequence ATGGCGCTCCTTCACTGGCTCCTGTGCGCCGGCGCGCTGTGGCTGCGGCCGCGGCCGTGCGGCGCCGCGTACCGCGGACCGCTGCAGCCGGAGATGTCCAACGGCACCTTCCACCACTACTTCGTGCCGGACGGCGACTACGAGGACAACGACGACCCGGAGCACTGCCAGGTGCTCTTCAAGATGACGGACGAGCGCAAGTGCGCGCTCGCCGAGGACCAGAGCGCGGTGGTGCGCGACGACTTCACGCTCGTGCGGCGGCAGATCGAGGACTCGGCGCGCGTGCTCGAGGGCATCGGCCGCAGCGTCTCGTACGACCTGGACGGCGAGGACAGCTACGGCCGCTACCTGCGCCGCGAGACGGCGCAGATCGCCGAGGCGTTCGCCAGCTCCGAGCGCGCGCTGCTGGAGCTCGAGGTGAAGTTCCGGCAGAGCCAGGAGGGCGAGCTGCGCGAGGAGCACCGGCTCGGCGACGACTTCCTGCGCATGGCGGTGCACGCGCGCGACGCGCTGCGGGAGACGGCGGACGTGTCCGCGGGCCTGCGCGACAAACACGAGCTGCTGTCGCTGATCGTGCGCAGCCACGGCACGAGGCTGAGCCGGCTGAAGAACGAGTACATGAAGTCCTGA